The genomic interval GTGCCGTGATGCGCGAAGATCTCGAAGGCGTCATCTGATGTCCCCCGCCGAGGCCGACCCGCACGCCATCGAGGTCCACCTCGACCGGATCCTGGAGGAACGCGGCATGACCCTGGCCGAACTGGCCGTCCAGGTGGGCGTCACGAACGTCAACCTGTCCATCCTCAAGAACGGCCGCGCGAAGGCCATCCGCTTCAGCACCCTGACCCGCATCTGCGAAGTCCTCGACTGCCAGCCCGGCGACCTCCTCACCCACCGCCCGCAGCACGGGAAGGGGTGACGGTGTGGTGATGGTGACCTCGCCCCAAGGGCCGGTCGAGCTTCCGTGGATCGTCACCGAACTCGCGGCGGGGCGCCCGGTACGGGCCGTGTGGCGCAACGAGGTCGGCGGTCTGACGTTTCAGGTCGGCCTGGAGGATGCGCGGCAGTTCGTGAAGTGGACGCCGGCGGGCAGTGGCGTCGGCCTCTCGGCCGAGGTGGTGCGCCTGCGCTGGGCGGCGGCGTTCGCCGTGGTGCCGCGTGTCGTCGGCGAGGGCGCGGACGGGACGGGGTCCTGGATCGTCACGGCCGGCCTGCCCGGGCGTATAGCCGTGGACGACCACTGGAAGCGCGACCCCGGCACCGCGGTACGCGCCATCGGTACCGGGCTGCGCGCCCTGCACGAGCAACTGCCTGTCGCGGACTGTCCGTTCGACTGGTCGGCCGGGCAGCGGCTGGAGGCGGTACGGTCCCGAGCGGCGGCGGGCCTGGTCGATCCGGCGGACTGGCCCGAGGACTTCCAGCACCTCGGGACCGTCGAGCGTGCGCTCCGCGTGCTCACCGACATCCCGCCGGTCGATGAACTCGTCGTCTGCCATGGCGACGCCTGCGCTCCGAACACCCTGATCGGCGACGACGGCAGGTGCTGCGGTCACGTGGACCTCGGCGCGCTCGGTGTCGCCGACCGCTGGGCCGACCTCGCCATCGCGACGTGGAGCACGCGGTGGAACTACGGTCCCGGCTGGGAAGAGCCGTTGCTCGAAGCCTACGGAGTCGAGCCGGACCCGGAACGGGTCAGGTATTACCGGTTGTTGTGGCGGCTGTCGGACTGAGTCGCCGTACCCGCGGGGTGCGGTGGAGCGGTTCGGGTCCTCAGGTCACCAGGAGGTGCGGGTCTGCGACGGCTCCCTCGTC from Streptomyces sp. NBC_01288 carries:
- a CDS encoding helix-turn-helix domain-containing protein, producing MSPAEADPHAIEVHLDRILEERGMTLAELAVQVGVTNVNLSILKNGRAKAIRFSTLTRICEVLDCQPGDLLTHRPQHGKG
- a CDS encoding aminoglycoside 3'-phosphotransferase; translation: MVTSPQGPVELPWIVTELAAGRPVRAVWRNEVGGLTFQVGLEDARQFVKWTPAGSGVGLSAEVVRLRWAAAFAVVPRVVGEGADGTGSWIVTAGLPGRIAVDDHWKRDPGTAVRAIGTGLRALHEQLPVADCPFDWSAGQRLEAVRSRAAAGLVDPADWPEDFQHLGTVERALRVLTDIPPVDELVVCHGDACAPNTLIGDDGRCCGHVDLGALGVADRWADLAIATWSTRWNYGPGWEEPLLEAYGVEPDPERVRYYRLLWRLSD